In Perca fluviatilis chromosome 11, GENO_Pfluv_1.0, whole genome shotgun sequence, the following proteins share a genomic window:
- the LOC120568383 gene encoding deleted in malignant brain tumors 1 protein-like isoform X1: MFQRIIGLLLLLMAACSAQSTGEFTRESTDVNTMVCNTCAEGETCVSDDKINWRCGQPDVNTMVCNTCAEGETSVSDDKINWRSGQPALKPQLRLVNGSTPCSGRVEILHNNQWGTVCDDAWDINDAKVVCRQMRCGPVQSATISASFGQGTGPIWMDDVACTGSESLLSECRHPGFGTHNCHHGEDAGVICSAPTVRLVNGNTPCSGRVEILHNNQWGTVCDDGWDINDARVVCQQLRCGPVQSATSSANFGQGTGPIWMDDVACTGSESLLSECRHPGFGTHNCGHGEDAGVICSAPKSQLRLVNGNTPCSGRVEILHNNQWGTVCDDSWDINDAKVVCRQMRCGPVQSATSSASFGPGTGQIWMDDVACTGSESLLSECRHPGFGTHNCGHGEDAGVICSGVAPAVRLVNGNTPCSGRVEILHNNQWGTVCDDDWDIDDARVVCRQLRCGPVQYATSSASFGQGTGPIWMDDVACTGSESLLSECRHPGFGTHNCGHGEDAGVICSGGRG, from the exons ATGTTCCAAAGGATCATcggtctgctgctgcttctcatGGCTGCTTGTTCAGCTCAGAGCACAGGTGAGTTTACAAGGGAGTCCACAG ATGTCAACACCATGGTGTGTAATACCTGCGCTGAAGGTGAGACCTGCGTGAGCGACGACAAGATCAACTGGAGGTGTGGGCAGCCGG ATGTCAACACCATGGTGTGTAATACCTGCGCTGAAGGTGAGACCAGTGTGAGCGACGACAAGATCAACTGGAGGTCTGGCCAGCCAG CTCTGAAACCTCAGCTGAGGTTGGTAAATGGTAGCACACCATGCTCTGGTAGAGTGGAGATCCTCCATAACAACCAGTGGGGAACAGTGTGTGATGACGCTTGGGATATAAACGATGCCAAGGTGGTCTGCCGACAGATGAGATGTGGCCCCGTCCAGTCAGCAACTATTTCTGCCTCCTTTGGACAAGGCACCGGACCGATCTGGATGGATGATGTTGCCTGTACAGGCAGCGAGTCTTTGCTATCAGAATGTCGACATCCAGGGTTTGGCACTCATAACTGCCACCATGGTGAAGATGCTGGAGTCATCTGTTCTG CTCCGACGGTGAGATTGGTCAATGGTAACACACCATGCTCTGGTAGAGTGGAGATCCTCCATAACAACCAGTGGGGAACAGTTTGTGATGATGGTTGGGACATAAATGACGCCAGGGTGGTCTGCCAACAACTGAGATGTGGCCCCGTCCAGTCGGCAACTAGTTCTGCCAACTTTGGACAAGGCACCGGACCGATCTGGATGGATGATGTTGCCTGTACAGGCAGCGAGTCTTTGCTATCAGAATGTCGACATCCAGGGTTTGGCACTCATAACTGCGGCCATGGTGAAGATGCTGGAGTCATCTGTTCTG CGCCGAAATCTCAGCTGAGGTTGGTAAATGGTAACACACCATGCTCTGGTAGAGTGGAGATCCTCCATAACAACCAGTGGGGAACAGTGTGTGATGATAGTTGGGATATCAATGACGCAAAGGTGGTCTGCCGACAGATGAGATGTGGCCCCGTTCAGTCAGCAACTAGTTCTGCCTCCTTTGGACCAGGCACCGGACAGATCTGGATGGATGATGTTGCCTGTACAGGCAGCGAGTCTTTGCTATCAGAATGTCGACATCCAGGGTTTGGCACTCATAACTGCGGCCATGGTGAAGATGCTGGAGTCATCTGTTCTG GTGTAGCACCGGCGGTGAGGTTGGTAAATGGTAACACACCATGCTCTGGTAGAGTGGAGATCCTCCATAACAACCAGTGGGGAACAGTGTGTGATGATGATTGGGACATAGACGACGCCAGGGTGGTCTGCCGACAGCTGAGATGTGGCCCCGTCCAGTATGCAACTAGTTCTGCCTCCTTTGGACAAGGCACCGGACCGATCTGGATGGATGATGTTGCCTGTACAGGCAGCGAGTCTTTGCTATCAGAATGTCGACATCCAGGGTTTGGCACTCATAACTGTGGCCATGGTGAAGATGCTGGAGTCATCTGTTCTG GTGGACGCGGATGA
- the LOC120568383 gene encoding deleted in malignant brain tumors 1 protein-like isoform X2 produces MFQRIIGLLLLLMAACSAQSTDVNTMVCNTCAEGETCVSDDKINWRCGQPDVNTMVCNTCAEGETSVSDDKINWRSGQPALKPQLRLVNGSTPCSGRVEILHNNQWGTVCDDAWDINDAKVVCRQMRCGPVQSATISASFGQGTGPIWMDDVACTGSESLLSECRHPGFGTHNCHHGEDAGVICSAPTVRLVNGNTPCSGRVEILHNNQWGTVCDDGWDINDARVVCQQLRCGPVQSATSSANFGQGTGPIWMDDVACTGSESLLSECRHPGFGTHNCGHGEDAGVICSAPKSQLRLVNGNTPCSGRVEILHNNQWGTVCDDSWDINDAKVVCRQMRCGPVQSATSSASFGPGTGQIWMDDVACTGSESLLSECRHPGFGTHNCGHGEDAGVICSGVAPAVRLVNGNTPCSGRVEILHNNQWGTVCDDDWDIDDARVVCRQLRCGPVQYATSSASFGQGTGPIWMDDVACTGSESLLSECRHPGFGTHNCGHGEDAGVICSGGRG; encoded by the exons ATGTTCCAAAGGATCATcggtctgctgctgcttctcatGGCTGCTTGTTCAGCTCAGAGCACAG ATGTCAACACCATGGTGTGTAATACCTGCGCTGAAGGTGAGACCTGCGTGAGCGACGACAAGATCAACTGGAGGTGTGGGCAGCCGG ATGTCAACACCATGGTGTGTAATACCTGCGCTGAAGGTGAGACCAGTGTGAGCGACGACAAGATCAACTGGAGGTCTGGCCAGCCAG CTCTGAAACCTCAGCTGAGGTTGGTAAATGGTAGCACACCATGCTCTGGTAGAGTGGAGATCCTCCATAACAACCAGTGGGGAACAGTGTGTGATGACGCTTGGGATATAAACGATGCCAAGGTGGTCTGCCGACAGATGAGATGTGGCCCCGTCCAGTCAGCAACTATTTCTGCCTCCTTTGGACAAGGCACCGGACCGATCTGGATGGATGATGTTGCCTGTACAGGCAGCGAGTCTTTGCTATCAGAATGTCGACATCCAGGGTTTGGCACTCATAACTGCCACCATGGTGAAGATGCTGGAGTCATCTGTTCTG CTCCGACGGTGAGATTGGTCAATGGTAACACACCATGCTCTGGTAGAGTGGAGATCCTCCATAACAACCAGTGGGGAACAGTTTGTGATGATGGTTGGGACATAAATGACGCCAGGGTGGTCTGCCAACAACTGAGATGTGGCCCCGTCCAGTCGGCAACTAGTTCTGCCAACTTTGGACAAGGCACCGGACCGATCTGGATGGATGATGTTGCCTGTACAGGCAGCGAGTCTTTGCTATCAGAATGTCGACATCCAGGGTTTGGCACTCATAACTGCGGCCATGGTGAAGATGCTGGAGTCATCTGTTCTG CGCCGAAATCTCAGCTGAGGTTGGTAAATGGTAACACACCATGCTCTGGTAGAGTGGAGATCCTCCATAACAACCAGTGGGGAACAGTGTGTGATGATAGTTGGGATATCAATGACGCAAAGGTGGTCTGCCGACAGATGAGATGTGGCCCCGTTCAGTCAGCAACTAGTTCTGCCTCCTTTGGACCAGGCACCGGACAGATCTGGATGGATGATGTTGCCTGTACAGGCAGCGAGTCTTTGCTATCAGAATGTCGACATCCAGGGTTTGGCACTCATAACTGCGGCCATGGTGAAGATGCTGGAGTCATCTGTTCTG GTGTAGCACCGGCGGTGAGGTTGGTAAATGGTAACACACCATGCTCTGGTAGAGTGGAGATCCTCCATAACAACCAGTGGGGAACAGTGTGTGATGATGATTGGGACATAGACGACGCCAGGGTGGTCTGCCGACAGCTGAGATGTGGCCCCGTCCAGTATGCAACTAGTTCTGCCTCCTTTGGACAAGGCACCGGACCGATCTGGATGGATGATGTTGCCTGTACAGGCAGCGAGTCTTTGCTATCAGAATGTCGACATCCAGGGTTTGGCACTCATAACTGTGGCCATGGTGAAGATGCTGGAGTCATCTGTTCTG GTGGACGCGGATGA
- the LOC120568383 gene encoding deleted in malignant brain tumors 1 protein-like isoform X3 — translation MFQRIIGLLLLLMAACSAQSTGEFTRESTDVNTMVCNTCAEGETCVSDDKINWRCGQPDVNTMVCNTCAEGETSVSDDKINWRSGQPALKPQLRLVNGSTPCSGRVEILHNNQWGTVCDDAWDINDAKVVCRQMRCGPVQSATISASFGQGTGPIWMDDVACTGSESLLSECRHPGFGTHNCHHGEDAGVICSAPTLRLVNGNTPCSGRVEILHNNQWGTVCDDSWDINDAKVVCRQMRCGPVQSATSSASFGPGTGQIWMDDVACTGSESLLSECRHPGFGTHNCGHGEDAGVICSGVAPAVRLVNGNTPCSGRVEILHNNQWGTVCDDDWDIDDARVVCRQLRCGPVQYATSSASFGQGTGPIWMDDVACTGSESLLSECRHPGFGTHNCGHGEDAGVICSGGRG, via the exons ATGTTCCAAAGGATCATcggtctgctgctgcttctcatGGCTGCTTGTTCAGCTCAGAGCACAGGTGAGTTTACAAGGGAGTCCACAG ATGTCAACACCATGGTGTGTAATACCTGCGCTGAAGGTGAGACCTGCGTGAGCGACGACAAGATCAACTGGAGGTGTGGGCAGCCGG ATGTCAACACCATGGTGTGTAATACCTGCGCTGAAGGTGAGACCAGTGTGAGCGACGACAAGATCAACTGGAGGTCTGGCCAGCCAG CTCTGAAACCTCAGCTGAGGTTGGTAAATGGTAGCACACCATGCTCTGGTAGAGTGGAGATCCTCCATAACAACCAGTGGGGAACAGTGTGTGATGACGCTTGGGATATAAACGATGCCAAGGTGGTCTGCCGACAGATGAGATGTGGCCCCGTCCAGTCAGCAACTATTTCTGCCTCCTTTGGACAAGGCACCGGACCGATCTGGATGGATGATGTTGCCTGTACAGGCAGCGAGTCTTTGCTATCAGAATGTCGACATCCAGGGTTTGGCACTCATAACTGCCACCATGGTGAAGATGCTGGAGTCATCTGTTCTG CTCCGACG CTGAGGTTGGTAAATGGTAACACACCATGCTCTGGTAGAGTGGAGATCCTCCATAACAACCAGTGGGGAACAGTGTGTGATGATAGTTGGGATATCAATGACGCAAAGGTGGTCTGCCGACAGATGAGATGTGGCCCCGTTCAGTCAGCAACTAGTTCTGCCTCCTTTGGACCAGGCACCGGACAGATCTGGATGGATGATGTTGCCTGTACAGGCAGCGAGTCTTTGCTATCAGAATGTCGACATCCAGGGTTTGGCACTCATAACTGCGGCCATGGTGAAGATGCTGGAGTCATCTGTTCTG GTGTAGCACCGGCGGTGAGGTTGGTAAATGGTAACACACCATGCTCTGGTAGAGTGGAGATCCTCCATAACAACCAGTGGGGAACAGTGTGTGATGATGATTGGGACATAGACGACGCCAGGGTGGTCTGCCGACAGCTGAGATGTGGCCCCGTCCAGTATGCAACTAGTTCTGCCTCCTTTGGACAAGGCACCGGACCGATCTGGATGGATGATGTTGCCTGTACAGGCAGCGAGTCTTTGCTATCAGAATGTCGACATCCAGGGTTTGGCACTCATAACTGTGGCCATGGTGAAGATGCTGGAGTCATCTGTTCTG GTGGACGCGGATGA